The DNA window CACGGCGCTCGTGGATCGCGCGCTCCTGGCGCGGTACTTCATCAACGAAGCGGCGACGGGGACTGCGCCGGCCGTGCTGCGGGATTCTGCGCCTGGGCCCGTCGACCTCGCGCTCGACTACGGGAGCAACCTGTCCTTCATCGAGGCGTGGACGAACCGGCGAGGCTTGAGCTGGGCCGACATGAACAGCGCGGGGAGGGCCTCGGCGTCCGTGCCAGGGACCAAGCTCCAGGACGCCCTGGCAGGGGCTCGCGTGCTCACCCTGGAGGCCGTGGTCGACATCGCGAGCATCAGCAACGACATCCCCCGGCTCTTCTCGCTCGACGTCGGCACCAGCGAGCGGCTCGGCCTCTCGTTCCTCACCACGCCGACGCGCGTCCGCCTGAGCATGAACGAGCAGGAAGCCAGCACCTGGCCCCTCTCGTTCCCGACGGGTCGTGCGGTGATCCACGTGATCCTGAACACCTCGGACCCCGATCCCGCCGAGCGATGGAAGCTCTACCTGAACGGTCAGCTGTTCCCGGGAACGCGGCCGAACCCGCCGCTCCCCGAAGGGACGCTGGTCGACCTCTCCCAGGCGGCGACGATGCTCGTCGGCAACACCGTGGCGAACAATGGCTCCTTCCGCGGCCATCTTTTCTACCTCGCCCTCTACGTCACGGTGTTCTCCGGCCTCGAGGTGGAGCTCAACACCGGCTTGCTGCTCGACAACGATGACGACTGGCGCACCCCGACCCTGGGCGGCCCCTGAAAGCAGCCGAGCCGTCCTCTCGAAAGCAGCCGAGCCGGCCTCTCATGGAAACCAGCACCTCTGACCGCGACCAGCCCAACCGTTTCAACTCGCCCGGGGTGCTCGCCATGTTCGGCGGTCCCTTCGCGGCCCTGTTCGGTGTGGCGTTCGTCGCGGCCTCGTTCCTGGATCCGAACACGGGCGTTCTGGCAGGCATCCTGGGGGCGCTGGCGCTCGTGGGCGGTGGGCTCACGTTCGTCTGGGGGCGCCGGGAGACGCGTCGCTGGTTCGCCGAGCGAGAGGCCCGCGACGCAGCGGTGCCCGCCGAAGAGAGGCTGAGCGACAGGACCCGTCGCGAGATCCTCGATGTGCTCGCGGTGGCGCTGTCGGGCGAGGTGGTGCCGGCACGACACACGGGCTGGCTCGATGGAGACGAGGTGCGCTTCGCGCCGGAGGCCCAGGACCATCTGCGCATCGAGCGGGAGTCCTTGGTGCTGGTCGTCTACCACCTCGCGATGCCGCGGCGGGGCAACGTCGCCGACGGGGGCCTGGGGATCGCGGAGACCGGATACTGGCGGGTGCGTGCCCTTGTCGACACCACGCGCACGTTCGACATCGTGCACCGGGGTCCGCTCGGGATGACGGCGTTCTGGGCAGCGCAATCCGCGAAGACGGGGGATGACGGGTTCGATGGGTCGTTCATCGTGGCCGGGCAGGACTGTGCCTGGGCGGCTGGGCAGGTCACCGAAGCGACGCGGAAGGTGCTGGTTGCCGACCCGACGGCCATCCTGCGTGGGCGAGCGGGAAGGGTGGAGATGCTGTGGCCCGATGGGGGGACGATGCCGCTCACGGTGACGCGGTTCGCGCAGGCGGCGGAGGTCGTGAGCCAGTTGGCGGGGGCGGTGGTGGAGGGGGGCTGAGGGGCGGTGGTGGAGGGGGCCAGCGGCTGCTTCGGGGAGGGTCAGGGGGAGGCGGGAACGAGGGCGCGGTACGTGGCTGAGGGTCAGCGGAACGAAGCGACCTGGGGAGGTCGCGCCGCGGGTGGATGCTGGGATGTCGGCTGGGGCTGCTGCGGGGTGAAGGCGGGACTACGCGGTAAGCTCAACGGGGGGAGGGAGGCACAAGGGCCTGGGTTTCTCTTGGGAGGCTCCAGTCGTCGTCGTTGTCTGTGAGTAGGGCGGCGTTGACCGCTACCTGCGCGGCCTCGAACGCGATGGAGTACAGGGCGACGTAGTAGAGCTTGCCGCGGAAAGAGCGGCTGCCGGCCAGCTGGTTGCCGAGCACCAAGGAGGAAGGCTTGGAGAGGTCGAGCGTCGTCCCCTCGGGCAGGGGTGAACCTGGCAGCGCCCCCGGGACGAGCTGGCCGTCCCTGTAGAGCCGCCACCGGTCGGCGGCGCTGGGCTGCGCGGTGTCCATGACCAGGTGCAGCACCACCCGGCCACTGGGCGTCGAGAGCGGCCAGGTGTTCGCCTCCTGCTCGTTCATCACCAGGCGAAGGCGGGAGGGGCCATTGCGAATGTAGAGATTGAACTGCTGGAGACCATCGTTGAATCCCAGCGCGACCAGCCTGGGGGAGTTGTTGCTGGTGGTCTCGACGTTGGTCACCACCTCCAGGGTGAGGCGCGTGGCACCACCCAAGGCCGAGCGGATCTTGGTGCCGACCAGGGAAGCCGAGGCCATCCCCTGGTCATCGATGGTGCTCCAGCTCAGGGCCTTGTGGCCCGCGATCTCGGTGAAGCTCAGGTTGCCGTTCCCGTAATTCAACGCGAGATTCACCGGCTCCGGCGTGGCATCCAGCAGATGGGCCGGCGCTGTTTCCGACGCTGCTTCGTTGATGTAATAGCGGACCAGCAACCCCGCATCGATCAGCGCGGTCCCCCCACAATCGACATCGCGCTCGGGATCGGTGGTCTCGGGCTGCGGCTCCGCCGCTCCAGCGCAGGCCTCCCATGCGCCGGTGTCCAGGCAACGCTGCTTCCCCGCCTCGCACTCGCCCGCCTTCTCGGTGGAGCAGTCGCGCTCCGCGCCCCGCATGCACTCTCCGCTGCCTCCACCTCCTTGGTCGCTCCCCCCCGCACCGCTGCCCCCCGCACCTCCGAAGCCCGCGCTTCCACCGCCCGAAGTCGTGCCCCCCTCCCACTCCTGGAACTGGAACGGTCCACACGCCGCCATGGCGAAGAGCAACCCCCATGCGCCTGCCAGGCCCCACTCGAACTGCCGCGTGGCTCGATGCATGAAGCCGAGCCGAGGCCGATGCACATCGCGCAGTGGTGCGGAGTTCTCCCGTCTTCGTCTCATGGGACCTCCCACTATACCCTCCTCAGGCCATCCGGATGTTGCAGATGGCTCGGTGGTTCGTCTGTCGACCAGGGGTGACGAGCGAGGGAACCTGCTCTCTGAGCATCGTTTTCGGATGTCTACGGAACCCAGGGATCGCCGAGCCACGTCCTGGATCCGCTGGCCACCTGAGGAGGCCGTACAGCTCGCTGACGCACCTGCCGGGCGACGCCTGTCGCGACACGTGGACTTCGCCGCGTCAGGCTCATGGGTTCGGGCAGGAAGGAGGTCGCCTCTTCGAGCGAGGAAGGAAGTCATCTGGAGAGCCGGGAGCCAGGTTGAATCCAGCGCGACGAGCACCGACCCCTTTCGCGGAGGCCGTCGTCGTCGAACAGGGCCGATGAGGGACTGGACCTCTCGGGATGGGGTGGGACGGTACTGCAGCCAGGTCGCCGCACCTTGCCGGAGTCGAAGGGGCAGATCGAGAAGGCGCATGCCGTGAAGCGGAGCGCCGAAAAGCGACGGACCACTTGCCCTGGCGACTCTGGGGGCGCCGGCTATGTCAGTTCAGGTCATCGCGCCACGAGCAGCGGAGACCAGAAACCGAGTCGCTCCCTCCTCGTACCTCCCCACGACACGCGCCTGCTGCACCGCTTCCTGTCGCCAGCGCTGGTGAAGACCCTGAGGACGCCGCCGCTTCGCAGGTCCGGAAAGGTCCCGGGAGGCGCACCTGTGCTGTCGAGCCTCTGGCCTGCCACGGAAGAGGCCCCGTCGGACGGGTGACGAGCGTTCGTGCGCCGGCGCGCTGTCCGTCCGCACGCCTGGTGAATCGCTTCGCATTGAGAAGCTGTTCGTGGAGGCAATTGTTGCTCGCTTTGCGTAAGACGAAGAATTCGCATCCAGCCCGCTTTGCGTGTTCGCAGACGGGATGGGCGAGGGCGGGTATCGTGGTAGGAGGGTCGCTACACGAGACACTCACTGGATGCTCGTGGGTGACGCTCACGACCTGCGGTGGGGCTCGTTCCCCGGAGCCGTCCATCGTGGGTGTATGCCCAGGATCCCTCGAGGCCCATGTGACCGCCGTCAAGCCGCCGTCCCCATCGAGAATCACGTCCAGCCTCGCTGCGTGGTGGCAGCGGCTCCGTGCGCTGGAGGGGTTGCTCCTGCCGCCGTTTCTCCTGGTGGCTGCGTTGATGGCCTGCAAGACCGGCCGGATCGACATCTACACGTGTCCCGACCCCTGCAAGGAATGCGCGGACCCGTGCTCCTGCCCCGAGGGGACGTGCGTGCCACCAGCGCCACTGGGCTGGGAGGGGCCGGTGCTGCTCTGGTACGGCACGCCGGCTGATGAACCGGAGTGTCCCGAGCGGGCCCCAGCGCCGGTCTACGAGGGCTACCGGGGTCTGAAGACGATCCCCGAGTGCGCGCGGTGCGAGTGTGCGCCGCCGAGCTGTGAGCTCCCGCAGCAGGTGAGCGCGAGTGCGACCGACGGGATGTGCGGGGTGCCGCTGGTGACGCGGGACTTCCCCGAGGACTGGGATGGGTCGTGTCTCGCCATCGATCCGCTCATGGCACCGGAGTCGCTGCGGGTGGGGGCCACGCGCATGGGGGCGTGCGAGCCGGTGACGATCTCGGTGCAGAAGGCGTCGTTCGGGTGGGAGACGAAGGCGAAGGGGTGCAAGGCATTGCGGGTCACCGGGAAATGCGAGCTGCCCCATGAGGAGTGCGCGCCCCGTCTGGAGACGGTGCGGGATGGGTTCGAGCTGTGCGTCTTCCAGGGCGGTGACGGGCGGCCCGAGAGCCCGAAGCCAGGGTGGGGGCCGTCGTGTCCAGAGGGATATCCGCAGGCGCGGGTGTTCTACGGTGGGGTGGCGGATGATTCGTCGTGCTTGCCCTGTAGCTGCGGTGCTCCGGAGGGGGGCGAGTGTGATGCGGCATTGACCGTGTATGAGGGAGCAGACTGCTCGGGCGACAGCCAGATGCTCCCGTCGAGCATCACAAATGGCTCATGTGTTCCTTACCCCCACCAATCCACTCTTCTCAGCGTCGATGCTGTATTGGAAACGAGCAACCCAGGGAGTTGCAAGCCAAGCGGTGGAAATCTAGTGAATGGGGGAACCTTGCTTGAGCCGGCGACGTTCTGTTGTCGTTGAGGCCAAGGGTATTTCTCGACGCCTTCCGCCTCTGGTCTGAGAACTGTGTCGGCCCCCTGGATTGCTCGGGTTCCAGCGGTTTGACGATTCGCTTTGGTCCTGGTGCCTTGGCGAACCCAGGTCCCATCGTTCGCTTCGGTCCGGGTTGTTTGGGCCTCCTGATTGCATTGCCAGCGTTCACCTGGTTTCTGCGCAGGGGATTTAAGGCCATTGGGAGGAGCATCCTGCTTTGTTCGAGCAGGAAATCAAATGAGCCGTGTCTGGATAGAATCCAGTGGCTGACCGCAATGCAAGCCTGGAGAGACCTATCCCAGCTCGGACGAACGAATCGTTGATTCCGTCGTGATATAGTGGTCGTTCGTTCGGCGCCGCCTCTATCGCTGGGGCTGGCGCGTTCAGAATCATAAGCCGCTCTTTTGAAAGGGACTCGCTCATGCGAAGAAGCCCTCGAAAGCCATCACGTCTTGTCTGTCTCGGCCTCGTCATGCTCACCGCCTGTGATGCCGAGCAGGTTGTAGAGAATCGCCCGGTGGATGGCAGCTCCCCTTGCACTCAAAATGAATGCGGTGCCGAGACGCCGGTTGGTTGGCAGGGCCCGGTGTGGCTGTGGGCAGGTGTCCAGGCGGAAGCACCACCATGTCCTGAGACTGTGCCGGTGTTGACCTATGAAGGGTATGCAGGTCTGCGGAGCGATGGCCTCTGCGCGCCCTGCGCATGCACTCAACCACAATGCCTCCTTCCAGAGGGGGTCGACATTACCACCGGCACTTGCGCTGGCCCACTCATCCAGGTTCTTCCACCGCCGGACTGGGACGGCTCCTGCTGGGCCTTTCCGCCAGTCAAGTCGCCCAAGGGCGTCATCTTTCAGGGCACCTCGCGAACCGAATGCAACCCTGTGGAAGAGCGACCGCAAAAGCAGTTGAAGCTGTCGTGGGACACGTTCGGCAGGGCATGTTCTCCGCGCGAAGGGTCGCCACACCAGGGAGACGATGCCGCAATTCTCACAGGCTTTCGACGGTGCATCTTCAAGGAAACGGCATCCACTACGTGTCCACCGGCCTACCCCGAGATGTCCCGTTTCAACGGAACGGTGGACGATCGGTCTTCGTGCAGTCCGTGCAACTGCATGCCGCCGACATCGAGCAACTGTCCCGTGTTCGTCGGACTCAGTGTGGACGACACCTGCACGAGCGGCATGCTGGGGACGACGGTGAACCATGAGCGGGGAGGGTGTGCGATGACGTCGATACCAAAGCAGTATGCGAGCATCTGGGCCGACCGCCGGACATCCGACCCTGGAGTCTGCACGCCGCAGGGGGGAGCGTTCGTCGGGGAAGTCGTGCCTGCCGAGTCCACGACCTTTTGCTGCGAAAGTTTTCCTTGAGACTTGGCCGCGAGGCATCGAGTGGTCTCCCTACCAAAGCACTCAAGACTTCAGGATCAGCGCTGCAGGCTGCCGAGCCATCTCCTCATTGTCTGGGCTGACATGATCAGGGAATCGACGTGAGCGGAGAAGGGGATTGAGAGGCTTACTCCTCGTTGACTTCACTGTCATCTCTGGCCGCGGCCGCGTTCTCAGCGTCATCCCCTTCGCCTGCATGCTGGGCCCTCACGTGCGTGTCGTCGTCCCTCTGGAGGATTCTGGCGTTGAACTCGACCTCGGGCGTGGACAGGGCGCGGGTGTACACGGCTGCATAGTGGATGTTCCCCTTGGGCGAGCATCCACCCTTCGGCGGTGTATTGCCGAGCATGAGGTACGACATCGGGGGGATGTCGAGTAGCGTGCCCTGGGCCGGCGCCGAGTCGGGGACCACGCCGCCAACGAGCTGCCCATCTCGAAAGAGCTGCCAGCGCTCCGAGGCAGTCACGAGGGAGGTATCCATGACCAGGTGCAAGACGACCCGCTTCGCCTTCGGGAAGTCGAGCACCCAGTGGGTGGCGAGTTTGTTGTTAAGGTAGAAGCGCAGCTTCGTCTTGTCTTCGAGCAGGAGCGTGAGCTGATCGACACCACCCCCGCCTGACACGGGGCCGAGGTAGAAGAGCCGCGCATTCTTCTTTGCGTCCTCGATCCGGAGCACCATTTCGAGGGTGACCGTCGTCGTCTGGTGAAGCGCCTGCTCCACCTTGGTGCCCTGGATGAGCTGGAAGGCTCTCGCGGGGTCTTTCGTGGTCGACCAGCGAAGTCCCACCTGCGGAAAGGTGGCCGTGAATGAGAGCTTGTCCGTGCGCGCGATTTCGAGATCGAGTGGACTGGAGGCGGAATCGGTGAGTGTTGCGAGGGCATTGAGCTTGTCGGTATCGTTGATCAGGTAGCGAACGAGAACGCCGTCATCGGCCAGCAGCGTTCCGCGGCAATCGTCGTCGACCAGCTCGGCGGTGTCGGACGTCTCAAGGGTGGGGACGACCTCGCCGATGCACTGCCCCCAGTGGCCCATGGATCCGCATCTGGTCACTCCAGGATGGCAGCGGCCCACGTTCTGTGTGCCTGCGGGCCCGCTGTAACAGGGTCTGGACTGATCTGGTGTGCAGGCCTGGATGTTCCCCCCAGCCCCAGTCCCGGTGTCGTCACCGCCCTGGCCGTGGCCGCCCTGGCCGTCCGGCGCACCGGAGGCGAGCGTCTCCTGGTCGTCCCAGGGGTCGAACTGAAAGGGGCCACATGCACCGAGGAGCGCGATGAGGCCGAAAGTGCCGGTGAGGGTGGTCGTGAGCAGCCACGCCGTTCGCGTCATGTCTGCCTCCGGATGGCAGGCGCTGGGGGCGCTGCCGAGTGCGGATTCATTGTCGTCGGTGTGGTGTGGGCGGGAGCACTGTAGCGGGAATGCGTGAGGAGGTGGGGGGCCGAGTGGAATGGGGGCGGTCGTGATGAGCGGAATGCGCGGGCCGCGAGGGGCCCAGAGCTGCCTCGAGGCGCAATAGGGACGTGAATTTAGCGGAAAGGGCATTCTTTTGACCACGGCGGCATGACCGTGGCTAGGTCGTGGAGTGGACGAGTTAAGTCGGAGCGTGAGGAGGGCGGAGAGACGAGGGCAGGCGTGGGGAGAGGCACGGAGCAGCCGCGAGAGGTTGCTTGGGGTGGTGTGGCTTTGCCCGAGAGCGGAGGCTGCGCGCGGGAGTGAGCCGTGCGGGCAGGCATGAGGGGATGGGCTCCGTGAGGGAGCGGGGTAGTGCGCGTCCACGGGTGTGGATCGTGGAGCAGGGAACTACGCGCTGGAGGAGGAACGATGGGCATCATGTGGATCTGGCGATGGGGCGGGTGGATGGCCGTTGGCGGGCTGATGACGCTGCCGGGGGCGTGCAGTGTGATTACAGGGCTGGATGGCTTCGAAATTCAGGGGGGAACGGTTGAGGCGGGAGGAATGGGGGCGAGTGGGGGAGGCGGCGGAGAGGTTGGGGGAGGCGGAGGAGGAGGAGGGGCCGGAGGAAGTGGGGGGGGGGGAAAGGGGTCGTGTGAGCCGGGAACGGCCATGGACTGCTACAGCGGGGATGCTAGCACCCAGGGGGTGGGGCCCTGCCGAGCGGGGGAGACGACCTGCGATGACGATGGTGTTTGGGGCCCGTGCGTGGGGGAGATCGTGCCCACCCCTGAGGAGACGCTGGGCGATCTGATTGACGACAATTGTGATGGGACGGCGCTGGTCAGCACCGACGTGCTTGTTCGGTATGTGATCAACGAGCCCGCATCGGGTCAGACGCCGACCGAACTCATGGACGTGGCTCCGGATCCGCTAGCCCTGCCCATCACGTTTGCGAATGGGTTGGCATTCACCCAGGATACGAACGGCCATCGCGGTCTTACCTGGCCGGCTCGTGGACAGGACGGGAGAGCGGCCCGTAGCATCCAGAACACGAAGGTGACAACCCGTCTCGATCAAGCCCAACGGCTCACGCTTGAGCTGGTGGCTGACGTGACCGACAGTGACAGTGGCTCCACCCTGACCCGCTTGTTCTACCTCGGCATCAACGAGAGCACCGATCAGCTCTCGCTCATTCCTCGCAATGCTGGCGAAAACCTTCGTCTCTACTTCAATGACAACAATGCCGATGCGCACAATGGAGTGCAGTGGCCTGTCAACTTGCACACGGCAGGTCGCATCGTGCTGCACGTCGTCCTTGATACCACCAAGGCAACTGATTCCGAACGCGTGACCCTCTACCGCAATGGATCCGCTCTGTCTCCAGAGGGAACCCCCACCTGGCCAGGCGAGAATGAACGCCTGAATCTGACCGGAACCAATTCCTTGGCACTTGGGAACCGACCTTCGGGAGGCCGCTCGATCCAGGGCACGCTCCACTACGCCGCCGTCTACATGCGTGCCCTCACCCCCAATGAGGTCGAGAGCAACGCCGCCGTGCTCCTCGCCAACGACGACAACCATACCGTCGACAACTAAAAACGCCTAAACCCAGCGTACATCTGAGTTGCTCATTCAGGGTTGCCAAGAGACCCCTGGCGTGATCTACAGCCGCCGTTCCGAACGCGCATCCGGTTGAACTGCGGAATAGAGTGGTCGAGGCGTACGAAGCGGGTGAGGGCGGCTATATTGCGCTCGCCCAGAGATTCATGGTGGGGGAGGCGAGTGTCAGACGCTGAGTTTAGCCGTTTCGCCGACAAGGTCACGTCACGCCGAGAAAGAAGGGCGGAGGAACGCCTTCACTCGTGCAGATCGAATGCTTGGAAGCCATCGTCAAGCGCCCTGATGATGCTACCGTGGGGGAAATGTGCGCTGAGTATAATCGAGGGCTCCGAGGAGACGCACTACATCATGTCGCCAGCATCAAGCGCGCTCTGTACCGAGCAGGCTTCGTGGTGAAAAAAAGCGCTCCGGCTCGGGCGCGAGCATGACCTGCATTCGATCCATCGATGTGGCTCTCCGTCGGCACCTGCGACCGCTCCAACTCGAAGCAGGGCACGGCACCGGCAGCGCGCACTGTGCACCACGGGGCCAACTCCCTGGCAGGCTGCTCCATCACGCAGCGTCGCCACGATCGCCGCGTGCGGTAGGCGCACTGTCTGTCCCGGTGATCCAGTCGCCCCTCCTCGCTGCAACGATGACGCGCATTGGAGCGGCGATTCGTTTCTTGCCTGGCAACGCGACGACAATCGTCGGTGCAGTAGAGCCGTCCCGGGTCGCACCGCGCGCAGACCCAGAACAGGTGCTTGCACCTGCCGCACCGCATGAAACTCAGCCCATCCACGTACCCTCTTGGAGGGCATCACTTTGTTGGCCCTCGTCACCCACGTGCGCGGGGGTTT is part of the Chondromyces crocatus genome and encodes:
- a CDS encoding LamG-like jellyroll fold domain-containing protein → MHRATRQFEWGLAGAWGLLFAMAACGPFQFQEWEGGTTSGGGSAGFGGAGGSGAGGSDQGGGGSGECMRGAERDCSTEKAGECEAGKQRCLDTGAWEACAGAAEPQPETTDPERDVDCGGTALIDAGLLVRYYINEAASETAPAHLLDATPEPVNLALNYGNGNLSFTEIAGHKALSWSTIDDQGMASASLVGTKIRSALGGATRLTLEVVTNVETTSNNSPRLVALGFNDGLQQFNLYIRNGPSRLRLVMNEQEANTWPLSTPSGRVVLHLVMDTAQPSAADRWRLYRDGQLVPGALPGSPLPEGTTLDLSKPSSLVLGNQLAGSRSFRGKLYYVALYSIAFEAAQVAVNAALLTDNDDDWSLPRETQALVPPSPR
- a CDS encoding LamG-like jellyroll fold domain-containing protein, encoding MTRTAWLLTTTLTGTFGLIALLGACGPFQFDPWDDQETLASGAPDGQGGHGQGGDDTGTGAGGNIQACTPDQSRPCYSGPAGTQNVGRCHPGVTRCGSMGHWGQCIGEVVPTLETSDTAELVDDDCRGTLLADDGVLVRYLINDTDKLNALATLTDSASSPLDLEIARTDKLSFTATFPQVGLRWSTTKDPARAFQLIQGTKVEQALHQTTTVTLEMVLRIEDAKKNARLFYLGPVSGGGGVDQLTLLLEDKTKLRFYLNNKLATHWVLDFPKAKRVVLHLVMDTSLVTASERWQLFRDGQLVGGVVPDSAPAQGTLLDIPPMSYLMLGNTPPKGGCSPKGNIHYAAVYTRALSTPEVEFNARILQRDDDTHVRAQHAGEGDDAENAAAARDDSEVNEE
- a CDS encoding LamG-like jellyroll fold domain-containing protein; translated protein: MGEIVPTPEETLGDLIDDNCDGTALVSTDVLVRYVINEPASGQTPTELMDVAPDPLALPITFANGLAFTQDTNGHRGLTWPARGQDGRAARSIQNTKVTTRLDQAQRLTLELVADVTDSDSGSTLTRLFYLGINESTDQLSLIPRNAGENLRLYFNDNNADAHNGVQWPVNLHTAGRIVLHVVLDTTKATDSERVTLYRNGSALSPEGTPTWPGENERLNLTGTNSLALGNRPSGGRSIQGTLHYAAVYMRALTPNEVESNAAVLLANDDNHTVDN